Proteins encoded in a region of the Triticum dicoccoides isolate Atlit2015 ecotype Zavitan chromosome 3A, WEW_v2.0, whole genome shotgun sequence genome:
- the LOC119268688 gene encoding anoctamin-like protein Os01g0706700: protein MRRGGGGGGGGGDGGDGGGMEEATDFEVGIVVPKLSRSAAGEDCVASLVRELEGAGLLVERVRGVPAEFIKLSAPMGILGRAASEMQMKKLTYIGMELQFEWEQVAAFVRQPDGSLFSWRERFTCFRYLIYGIVNKTNSEISLKFDDKEFYWKQNESLLRRLEDEGVVKLVFPLHEEVKRKQLLRNWALNWHDFTWQPIDEVYSYFGTKIATYFAFLGMYTRWLFFPAVSGLATQLIDFGSFQWLVLPAFFIFVISWAVFFLQFWKRKNSALLARWGINYSFAEYKASANELEPIRHYLSIERVDEKNFDDAPAEKRRLQRNEWSGVLLRIRNNAIIVLGIICLQLPFELAYAHLYEKTETEALRYVLTALYLVAIQYYTRIGGKVSVILIKYENNQGEQSSADSLIYKVFGLYFMQSYIGLFYHASLYRDILTLRKVLIQRLVVSQVLENLIENSIPYLKYSYKKYSAVHKKRQERESPSGKSVRLSTRVEKEYLKPSYTASIGEELEDGLFDDFLELALQFGMIMMFACAFPLIFCFAALNNATEIRADALKLLVMLKRPVPRAAATIGAWLNIFQFLIVMAICTNCLLLVCLYDEEGKWRIEPGLAAILIMEHALLLVKFGFSHFVPEEPAWVRANRVRYVAQAQTVCSQQLLRSISKLDRKWE from the exons ATGcggagagggggagggggagggggagggggaggagatggCGGGGATGGAGGGGGAATGGAGGAGGCCACGGACTTCGAGGTTGGCATCGTCGTGCCCAAGCTCTCGCGCTCCGCGGCGGGAGAGGACTGCGTGGCGAGCCTGGTGCGTGAGCTTGAGGGCGCCGGCCTGCTCGTCGAGCGCGTCCGCGGCGTCCCCGCCGAGTTCATCAAG CTGTCCGCGCCCATGGGGATTCTGGGCAGAGCCGCTTCTGAGATGCAGATGAAGAAGCTTACCTACATCG GAATGGAGCTGCAGTTTGAATGGGAACAGGTGGCAGCATTCGTCAGGCAGCCTGATGGTTCCCTCTTTAGCTGGCGAGAGCGGTTTACCTGTTTCCGCTACTTGATATATGGCATT GTGAACAAGACCAACTCTGAAATATCTCTCAAATTTGACGATAAAGAGTTCTATTGGAAACAAAACGAGTCACTATTGCGTAGGCTTGAAGATGAAGGAGTTGTAAAGCTAGTCTTCCCTTTGCATG AGGAAGTTAAAAGGAAACAGCTCCTGAGAAATTGGGCACTTAACTGGCATGACTTCACATGGCAACCTATTGATGAAGTTTACTCCTATTTTGGAACCAAG ATTGCAACATACTTTGCTTTCCTAGGAATGTATACGCGTTGGCTATTCTTTCCAGCCGTATCTGGATTGGCCACTCAGCTTATAGATTTTGG GTCATTCCAGTGGCTGGTTCTTCCTGCTTTCTTTATCTTCGTGATTTCTTGGGCTGTCTTCTTTTTGCAATTTTGGAAAAGGAAGAATTCAGCACTTCTTGCTAG ATGGGGCATTAATTATTCATTTGCTGAATACAAAGCTTCGGCCAACGAACTGGAACCAATAAGGCATTATCTTTCTATTGAGCGTGTGGACGAAAAGAATTTTGATGATGCGCCTGCTGAGAAAAGGAGATTGCAAAGAAATGAGTGGTCTGGTGTCCTTCTAAGAATTAGGAACAATGCGATTATTGTTCTGGGTATTATTTGTCTTCAGCTGCCATTTGAGTTGGCCTATGCTCATTTGTATGAAAAAACTGAAACTGAGGCGCTGAG GTATGTCTTGACTGCACTATATCTTGTTGCAATTCAGTATTATACAAGGATTGGTGGAAAGGTGTCTGTCATTCTAATAAAGTATGAAAACAACCAAGGAGAACAGTCTAGTGCTGATAGTTTGATTTATAAG GTTTTCGGTCTATACTTTATGCAATCATATATTGGGTTATTTTACCATGCATCCCTTTATCGTGATATTTTGACACTCCGGAAAGTCCTTATTCAACGTCTAGTCGTGTCTCAG GTGTTGGAAAATCTGATTGAGAATTCTATTCCTTATCTCAAATACAGCTACAAGAAGTACAGTGCTGTTCA CAAGAAAAGACAAGAGAGAGAATCACCATCAGGGAAGTCAGTTCGATTATCAACAAGAGTGGAGAAAGAATATTTAAAACCCTCTTATACTGCAAGCATTGGAGAAGAGCTCGAAGATGGTCTGTTTGATG ATTTTCTTGAGCTAGCTCTTCAGTTTGGGATGATCATGATGTTTGCTTGCGCCTTTCCATTGATATTCTGCTTTGCTGCTCTG AACAATGCAACTGAAATAAGAGCGGACGCATTGAAGTTGTTAGTCATGTTGAAAAGACCTGTTCCCCGTGCTGCAGCTACAATTGGAGCGTGGTTGAACATATTCCAG TTCCTGATCGTAATGGCAATCTGCACCAACTGCTTGCTTCTTGTTTGTCTATATGATGAGGAGGGTAAATGGCGGATTGAGCCAGGACTCGCGGCAATCCTTATAATGGAGCATGCTCTCCTCTTAGTCAAGTTTGGCTTCTCGCACTTTGTCCCTGAG GAGCCTGCATGGGTGAGAGCAAATCGAGTGCGGTATGTAGCTCAGGCACAGACTGTCTGCTCTCAACAACTATTGAGGAGCATTTCAAAACTTGATAGGAAATGGGAGTGA